DNA sequence from the Hemibagrus wyckioides isolate EC202008001 linkage group LG20, SWU_Hwy_1.0, whole genome shotgun sequence genome:
TTTGTTTTAGGGCGCATCATCTTCATTGATGCTGAAGCGGCAGCAAAGCATAGCCCCCTGTATCACAGACAGAGGTTCTCTTCCAGACACCCCTACTGAGAAAGAGCCCCAGTCCCCCAGTTTCAGCGATAAACCCATCAATTCTCCACGTACCCAATCCAGAGAGAGCTCCTTCAGAAGCAGAGGTGGGTTTCAGGGTGTGTTGGAGCTTAATGTATCATAATATtcaaaaacattatatataaaaaagcaaataaagatAGTTATTTGTGTTCGTTTGAAATATTATATTAGGGTAAATGTAGAATAATTGTTCCACATAAAAATAGACAATACTTTTTGTCTACTGTtttaagggtgccaataataaAATTTCACAATATTTCATCAGCCGTATATTTTGCATCATTAAAGCATTTCTCATGTATCTTTTAGGCAGCATTAGCCAACGCCAAAACCACAGCCTCAAGTCCCTGCCTCAACACTCCAACGACTGCCTGCGCCATGGTAACAGCAGTGATGCGCGTGCTGTAAGAGCGGTCTGTTTACTGATGGGCGGAGCTGCTGCCTCGTCAGCATTGGGTTATCTAAGCTCCTGTACAGGCTCCTCAAGTGTGGCTGCTCAAGCACCAGAAATCACCCACGCAATGGGTTTCTCAGAGCTTGGAGGAGATACGTCCTACCACCACACCTGTGCCGAGGCGGTCGACTCGCCTCATTTCAACAGCTTCGACTTTGAGGGCGACTCTGATTTCGATGCTTTCGACTGTGGAGGGTTCACTTTCTGATGGCCTAGCTCTACAATACCACTATGTATTTTCTAGTGTTTGTGGTTTTGCACGGTTCTTAAATAGACAACAGCAATTGGTTTGTATGCTATAGATTAAAACTTCTTGTATCTGAAACATGGTGTTCACCTAAGGCCAGATCCAGAGATGAGTTTAATATCAGAAATAAGCTCATAATATCATAGTTAGACcttaaaatcttaaaaagaCTTAAGATCTATTCAGATGTTACATGAAGCCTATACACACAGGGTTGAGTTACACATGTGGGGTGGAGTTAAGCCAATTGTCACATGTTGCATTTTTCTGGTGTGATATCAGCTTGAGTGGGAATCAGCATCAAGCCCAGCACTACTACATGTAATTTTGATGGATTCATATTTTAGGATGACAATTAAATACTATGAAATACCTAAATATGTggttatttttttaacagtattATCCATGAAAGGTTTTGAGGGACAATGGAGGAGATGTCTTCCCTGTTTCTGTGACATTGCTTATCTCAAGGCCAGGATTTTTAAAGATAATGATAATATGATGAATTATATAAATGTAAGCTGAAAACATGTGACAATGTGAGATATAAGATTGGGCAGATTCAGCATGGCTGCTGTACAGGAAAGCACAATGAGTTAGCCAGAAAACCACTGGCATTAGTTATCAGTTTAAGAATCCATAAGTAAATCCATAATAAAATAGCTTATCTTGCTTATGCACACACGTTATAATTCCATGATCTGGATCTCATGTCTCACAGTTTTATTAATCACATAATTAACTTTCAGAGCATAATATGCATAAATTACATAAAACGTTAATTTCTTTATTAGTCAGCATTTTCGATCCCGGAGTGCTTTAAAGTAATTTAAATTCTAAAGTAATTTAAAACTCAGAAGACTCAAAAAACTGAATCAAGTACATGAGTAACCTGACTCTGAATATGCATATTTCTCCATTTATAGAACCTTTGGACTTCACCAGCTCTGAGCACATCCCATAGAGAACAAACTGGGGTGTGGTAGCTAAATGGTTATGCTGTTGGACTACAggtccactgctgggcccctgagcaagacccttaaccttgAATTGCTCCgttgtaaaaagaaaaacgagataaaatgtaagtctctctggataaggttgCCTGATAAAtgtcagaaatataaatgtaaccaCTTTTACATTGCAGCCTTATAGCATTTGCATCTCAATCTCATCTtgaaactaaatgtaaaataaaaaaaaaactttcccaaaaaacaaaaaaactggtACCAAGGGACCAACTGGTGCTGCAGGCAGTTCAAAGTTTGGTCACAGCATAAATGAACACCTAGGCAAGGCAtgatgaaaaatacaaaaaatatcaCAGATAAATGTTTTCCTTTAGGTGTCGAAATGGATCTCTTAATAAaacttctttttctccttccatTTGTATCTTAAattcttaaattaaataaagatgtTCACTTTCCTAGTTGCTGGCGTTAATGTCCTGGCGTATATAAAATGCAACCGATGGCACTGttttgtactgtttttttttctgggaatGTAGGAATCAAGACATTTAGATGAATTTTATAAAAGACACGTTTGTGTCTGTTATAACTATAcccattttttctttcctctttggTAGATTAGAGATTTATCAGTGTATTCCACGCTGCCAATATCCAAGTGAAACTAAAGTGATACTAATCCCTGCATAATTCAAGGCAATGGAGAGGTTATAATGTGCTGAGGGATACAGAATAAGGTACTAATCTGCTCTGTCATGCTACctaagcagcagtttgaaaaggtGCACTCACCTTTATGATGTTTTGTGGGAGAACATGGTAACCCTCACCCTACAAAACTGATTGCTGTTGTAATAATGTGTGCTGAGttgaatgtaaatatatttgtgGAAATTCGGGGTGATTACTGTGGTAAATACAGTGTTGTATAatttgcttctttctttctttgttggtttgttttggtACTAAGGTCCTTGCTTGTATCCTTTGAGAACTATTCCTTCATTCTACATACTGTAGAGCAAAATAAATTATagtataaaataaagttttagtgtgagaataatgatttttttgtgtgaatttaTTGTGTGATTTATAGCTGGTTTAATTAAAAGGTTAAAATCCTACAGTTCAGTTGAGTCGTCCTGTGCGTTTTTGGTTTCAGCtgcacatttttattctctTACAGTATGCACAGATTCAGAATCATCTTCTGGATTTTTCTGCTCTATTTTTGTGCTCATTATCTTATCCTAATGTCCCTGTGTGACGCTATGACCTGTTTTCCtaaatccctgtgtgtgtgtgtgtgtgtgtgcacttactTATCTCACTTTTGGGGACTTTCACCAGAGTACACACTGGTAGAATGAGGACCACCTTGACAAATGGCGACTTTTTTTCGGTCCCCATTTGTTTGACTATATATTCATGTTTGGCATGCTCTAAAATGGTGTCTGAGCTTAAAATCATGCACGTCCCAAAAAGTCAGTTTTACCTGATTTGTGTACCCAAAGTGTGTATCCCGGACCCGAAATTTGTGTAAAAAATAGCGCCCTCTAGGAGAACTGCACTTCCTGTAAGATACACACTTGTCCCCAAAAGGTACTTATAtcagatttatttacacaaagtGTGTATCCTAGTCCCCAAAAGGTACTTCTAAT
Encoded proteins:
- the si:ch1073-83n3.2 gene encoding uncharacterized protein si:ch1073-83n3.2, with product MLKRQQSIAPCITDRGSLPDTPTEKEPQSPSFSDKPINSPRTQSRESSFRSRGSISQRQNHSLKSLPQHSNDCLRHGNSSDARAVRAVCLLMGGAAASSALGYLSSCTGSSSVAAQAPEITHAMGFSELGGDTSYHHTCAEAVDSPHFNSFDFEGDSDFDAFDCGGFTF